A genomic stretch from Telopea speciosissima isolate NSW1024214 ecotype Mountain lineage chromosome 7, Tspe_v1, whole genome shotgun sequence includes:
- the LOC122668383 gene encoding factor of DNA methylation 1-like translates to MSNGDELQSNFLGLESLTPSLPNSETIVHLPATSITPGLLFEISMDQSSGEKSDISKRKRKRDYIHKELLQHATDLAKYLEKDLDPGIDQSSGEKSDPSERKRKRECIHKELLQHATDLAKYLEKDLAPQEFPSKPMTVSEPPRFCHDNDKFNKLSSMFGRVSGEEDYNSTGLIGKLLQKIVDLKAISDFMAEIELKKNELLNSLLEGIQKLHQDEQNHIQRIIQLEKLLDANDSLIEHLKGTLEVMMKHMRADADAEISKEMKSMKQELYDKEGELEDIKSLNQALIVKEHNSNDELQDARRELIHGSGNMSYFGRAKIGVKRMGVLNNKPFLDVCKQKYPAEEAEQKAQDMCSVWDKHLRNQGWYPFKIIMVDGKEQEIINEEDEKLRSLKNDLGEEVCRAVTTALKEINDYNPSGRDIISELWNFKESRKATLKEGVELILKQLRIYKRRK, encoded by the exons ATGTCTAACGGAGATGAGCTGCAATCGaacttcttgggtttggaatcCCTAACTCCCTCCCTGCCAAACTCTGAGACGATCGTTCATCTTCCTGCAACTTCAATCACTCCAG GTCTCTTGTTTGAAATTTCAATGGACCAGAGTTCAGGGGAAAAATCAGACATaagcaaaagaaagagaaagagagactacATCCATAAGGAACTCTTGCAACATGCTACTGATTTGGCTAAATATCTGGAAAAAGATTTAGACCCTGGAATTGATCAGAGTTCAGGGGAAAAATCAGACCCAagtgaaagaaagagaaagagagaatgcaTCCATAAGGAACTCTTGCAACATGCTACTGATTTGGCTAAATATCTGGAAAAAGATTTAGCCCCTCAAGAGTTCCCATCGAAGCCTATGACAGTATCCGAACCTCCTAGATTCTGTCATGACAATGACAAATTTAACAAATTGTCCAGTATGTTTGGAAGGGTTTCTGGCGAGGAGGACTATAATTCTACAGGTCTTATAGGCAAGCTTCTCCAAAAGATTGTAGATTTGAAAGCCATTTCAGATTTTATGGCCGAaatagaattgaagaagaacgaACTTCTCAACAGTTTGTTGGAAG GGATACAAAAACTGCACCAGGATGAACAGAACCATATCCAGAGAATAATTCAATTAGAAAAACTATTAGATGCTAATGATTCTTTAATTGAGCATTTAAAAGGAACATTAGAAGTGATGATGAAACACATGAGAGCTGATGCTGATGCAGAAATCTCGAAAGAGATGAAGTCAATGAAGCAAGAGTTGTACGACAAAGAAGGAGAGTTGGAGGACATTAAATCACTCAACCAAGCTCTTATAGTGAAGGAGCACAATAGCAATGATGAGTTGCAGGATGCTCGTAGGGAATTAATTCAT GGTTCGGGTAATATGTCGTATTTTGGTCGTGCTAAAATTGGAGTAAAGAGAATGGGAGTTCTGAACAATAAACCATTTCTTGATGTATGCAAACAGAAATATCCTGCTGAAGAAGCAGAGCAAAAGGCTCAAGATATGTGTTCAGTGTGGGATAAGCACCTCAGAAACCAAGGGTGGTACCCTTTCAAGATCATCATGGTTGATGGGAAAGAacag GAAATAATAAATGAAGAGGATGAAAAGCTGAGAAGCCTGAAGAATGATTTGGGTGAAGAAGTTTGCAGGGCAGTTACTACAGCGTTAAAGGAGATAAATGATTATAATCCAAGCGGGCGGGACATCATATCTGAGCTATGGAACTTCAAAGAATCAAGGAAAGCTACATTAAAAGAAGGAGTTGAATTAATTCTGAAACAGTTACGAATATATAAGCGCAGAAAGTGA